TGTGGCCGCGGACGTCCCCCAGACAGGCGACCCACGGCCCTAGCCGGCCCTGGCAGGTGAGGTCTCCCGTCCAAACGGCCATCTCGCCCGGACAGGCAACCCAAGAGCAAAGCGGCTCGGGGAAATGGAGCCTCTCCATGGTGTGGCGGGCATCAGCGAGGGAGGCCGATGGCGAAGCCTCGCTCCGACCGAGTCTGCTGGGCAAGGAGAGGCTCCATTTCCCCGAGCCGCTTTCCGCCCCTGTGGGTTACTTGCTCTGGTCGTTACTCAGCCATTTCTCCGGGCGCATGCGCACGAGGATCGACACCTCGCCGAGGGAGCCATCGACGTAGGCGACAGCCTCGTCGTCGGGGAGATAGCGTCGCGTGATGGCCAGCGCCTGCTGGCGTGTGGGGGCCTCGCCGTTGCTCACCACCGGTCCCTCGACGGAGACGTACTTGTAGGGCGCCTGCTCGGTCTGGGCGACCAGCGTGAGCCGTCCGGCTTTGCTGATGAGCTGGTCCTTGATGCTGTCGCGGTGCATCCAGAGCAGGACGTCGCCTCCTGGCTCGTAGTCGTACCAGATGGGCACGGCCAGTGGAGCTCGCCCGTCGCGTTCCACGGCCAGCACTCCGACGTGGATGCCGGAGAGAAACGATTCACGCTCGGCGCTGGTCATGACAAACGACATGGGTGTGACTCCTTCAGCCTGAGAGAGTGGAAGACGGCGGCTCTATCGCGCCTGCTGTTGTTCTGGTGCCGGCCCTCAGGGCCGTACAACTCATCTGTACAACTCCCGGCAGAGTCCGCAGGATTCCCCGTCGATGTGATCGTGAGCAGATTTATGCGGTTCGCCGCCCCAATATGTCCCGATTTGGGGCGGCGGTGGCAACCAGAATCCGCTCACGATCACCGGGGAGGTGGCGGGATTTTGTGGGGCGACGCTAGTTTCTGACGGCTCCGGCGGACAGACCCTGAATGAGGTAACGCTGCGCCAACGCGAACAGCACCACGACGGGCACCACGGCGAGCACACCGGCGGCCAGAATGCCGCCCCAGTTCTGTGCGCCCATGCTCTCCAATACCTGGGCGATACCGATCTGCACCGTGCGGGTACTGGAGGAGCTGGTCATGATCAGCGCGTATTGGTAGTCGTTCCACGCGAGGATGAAGGCGTAGAGGCCGACGGCCACCAGGCCAGGCTTGGTTAGCGGCAGGATGACGCTCACCAGCGTCCGCAGCCGCCCCGCGCCGGTGACACGTTCACGGCAGCGACGTGGTTCCGCACCGACTCAACGGCATCACAGGCGATCATGTGGGCCTACGGTGTTGGCTCCGGTGCACCTCAGTGGTGGATTCGCGTGGAGCCTGGTTCGGACCGGTTGCGGGCGCTGGTGGATACCGGCTCCGGATCCCGGTCGTTGGTTGCTGCTGGGAACCTCGCCGACGGCGACTGGCACCATGTCGCGCTGACCCGTTCGGACGAGAGCGTCGTGCTGTATATCGACGGTGCGGCGGTGGCCACGGCAGAGAATCTCGCCGGATCGACGTCGGCCGGCGCGCAGCGCGGTGTCTACGTCGGGCAGCGGCCGGACGGCGTGAACCCGCTGGTCGGGGCGGTGGGCGAGGTGTATCTGTACGACCGCGCGCTCTCCGCCGAGGATGTAGCGGCGTTGGCCAGCGACAACGGCGCGGCCGAGGGCGGCCAGGTGCTGCACCTGGCTCTCGAGGAGCTGATCCGCGGCCTGCCGCGCTAGACGTCGCGCGGCTATGGCTGCCTTCGATACCAAGAACTGCACGGCGCAGCCGTGTGGAACGGTTCAAACGTCGTTCTTGGTATCGAAGTCGGCGGCCCGGGCAGATGCCGTCAACATATGTTGACGGCCACGGCTGCGTCAGCATATGCTGACGGTTGAGCGGGTCCCAGGAGACCCCGGCGGCACAGCCCTGCAGGAGGTCGGAGATGTCAGGCATTGAGTGGCGGAAGAGAACGGTCACATCCAACGGTGTGTCGCTCGCGGTCCGGGAAAGCAGTGGCGAAGGCCCTGCCGTCATATTTCTGACCGGTTTGGGGACCCCGCAAAGTGTGTGGAGTCGGGTGGCTGAGCGGATCAGCGGAGAACACCGGGTGATCACGTTCGACTACCGTGGACACGGCCGATCGGGGGTCGCGGGAGAGTATTCGTTCGACCTGCTTCTCGACGACGTGTCGGCGGTCCTCGACGCTACTGATGCGCGAAATCCGTTGCTGTGCGGCTGGTCCTTAGGTGCCGACCTCGCGGTCTGGCATGCTGCCGGCCATTCGGACGTACACCACGTGATCGCCCTGGACGGCGGCATTCCGGCCGAGCCTGTCGCCGCGGAGGCAGACTGGATGGATAGTTGGAGGGCCCGGCTGCTGGGTGGACTGGCGCGGATGTTCGGAGCCGGAGTGCGGATGAGCACGGGGGAGCTACTTGCGCTGACCGACGAACTCCACGAGCGGCGCCGCTCCATCCTGGACGCGTATGCGCGGGTGTCGTGCCCCGTGGAGGTTGTCCTTGCGGAAACGCCGAACGATGCGGTCGCGGCCGGGCGGACCGAGGGGGGCACTGGGCAGGTGAGCGACGAGACTTGGCGGGCCGGTGCGCACCGCCTGGCCGCCGCCTACCCGAATGTGCCGATCCGCTGGCTGGAGAGCGATCACGCCATGCCGATCCGGGTGCCTCATCGGATTGCTGACCTGATCGCCGGCGCTTTTCACCCGCAGCAGCCAGGTGGGGACTGAACGGCATCATCCCGGTGGGCTCGGCGAGCTATCCACACGGCTCCGGTACACGGAGCCTTGCCTTATACAGCAGACTCGCTGCTCCGCGTCATCGGGGGAGACATTATCTGCCGGAGCGCCTACGACCCTCTGAGCAGGAAGCCCTTGCCGCCGTACTTGCGGTGTGCCGACTGCTTGGAGACGCCGAGGGCCTCCGCGATCTGCGCCCACGACGCGCCGTCGTTGCGGGCACGGCGGACGAGGACCGCTTCGCGGCGCTGAACCTCGCGGCGGAGTTCAGCCAGCGCACGCAACGAGTCGATCGCCCGAGGGCTGTCGGCTGCCTTGAGCAACTCGTGCAGGCTCTCGTCCGTCATAATGCCCAATCTACCGCCGCTCGTCGCGCGGCTACGGCTGCCTTCGATACCAAGAACTGCACGGCGGAGCCGTGTGGAACGGTTCAAACGTCGTTCTTGGTATCGAAGTCGGAGCCTGCCTCAGTCTTTGGCGGGGCTGATGCCGGGAAGGGCCAGCATCCGGTCCAGAGCCACACCGGCCCAGTGGGCGGTGTCGGGGTCGACCTGGATGCGGTTGACCACACGGCCCTCGACCAGGCTCTCCATGGCCCAGACCAGGTGGGGCAGATCGATCCGGTTCATGGTGGAGCAGAAACACACATTGCGGTCGAGGAAGACCACGTTCTTGTCCGGGTGCCGGTCAGCCAGCCGCTTGACCAGGTTCAGCTCGGTGCCCACGGCCCACGCCGAGCCGGACGGAGCCTCGTCGATGGTCTTGATGATGTACTCCGTGGACCCGATGTAGTCGGCTTGTGTGACTACCTCGTACTTGCACTCCGGGTGCACCAGCACATTCACACCAGGCACCCGTTCGCGTACTTCACGCACCGAATCAGCCGTAAAACGACCGTGCACGGAGCAGTGTCCCTTCCACAGCAAGATCCGCGCGTTGCGGAGTTCTTCGTCGGTGACGCCGAAACCGGGCTGGTGCGGGTCGATGACGATGCAGTCTTCGAGAGAGAACCCCATCTGCAGCACGGCGGTGTTGCGGCCCAGGTGCTGGTCGGGGAAGAACAAGACCTTCTCGCCCTGTTCAAACGCCCATTCCAGGGCGCGCTGGGCGTTGCTGGATGTGCACACCGCACCGCCGTTGCGCCCGACGAACGCCTTGATGTCGGCGGAGGAGTTCATGTACGTGACGGGGACGGTCGACGACGCGACACCCGCGTCGGCCAGCCGGGCCCACGCGTCCTCCACCTGCAAGATCCGCGCCATGTCTGCCATCGAGCAGCCAGCGGCGAGATCGGGCAGGATGACCTGCTGGTGGTCGCCGGTCAGGATGTCGGCGGACTCGGCCATGAAATGCACGCCGCAGAAGATGATGAACTCGGCCTCCGGCCGGGCGGCGGCGTCCCGGGCCAGCTTGAAGGAGTCGCCGCTGACGTCGGCGAACTGGATGACCTCGTCGCGCTGATAATGGTGGCCGAGCAGGAACGCCCGCTCGCCGAGCGCCTCCCTGGCCTTGCGAGCCCGGTCGACCAGATCGGGGTCGCTCGCGGAGGGCAGGTCACCCGGACACTCCACGCCGCGTTCGGTGGAGGGGTCAGCGCCGCGGCCCAGCAGAAGCAGGGGCAACGGAGCAGCGCTCTGTGGATCGGTGACGGTCACGGGTCGACGCCTCACTTTCACGGGCTGATGCCTCTACATAGTCCCATAGAGATAACCACGCCAACGGTGGCAGACTTCCCAATGTGATGACTGCCATGCTCGCGGCTCTCGTGTTCGTCGCCGTCGCGGCGGCGTTCGGGTTCGCGTCGTCCGCCCAGCGACGCGCCGAAGAACTCCAGCGCCGGGCCGAAGCGCTGGCCGAGCACAACCACCGGCTGGAGCGTGCCCTCGGCGTGGCTGAGCAGTCCTTGCGCTCGCTTTCGCACGACACCCGGCTGGATGCTGGGATGGCCGTACAGATCGACTCCGCTATCGAGGACATCCGGCGAGCCGCGCGCGGCGACGACACCGGCCTCGACCGCTGATGCGGCTTGTATTGCCCCGACACGTGGCGTCTCTCCTTGCCCAGCAGACTCGGTCGGGGGAGAGGCTTCGCCATCGACCTCCCTCGCTGATGCCCACCACGCCATGGAGAGACTCCACGTGCCGGGCCTCTAGGCGGGTTCGCGGTCGACCGAGTAGCCGTTCTTCCAGATCGCCGTGATGTCGTAAGTACCGATGACGTCGTCGACGGACGTAGCGTTCATCAACACCAGGTCCGCGCGGAGACCGGGA
This portion of the Phytoactinopolyspora mesophila genome encodes:
- a CDS encoding pyridoxamine 5'-phosphate oxidase, with product MSFVMTSAERESFLSGIHVGVLAVERDGRAPLAVPIWYDYEPGGDVLLWMHRDSIKDQLISKAGRLTLVAQTEQAPYKYVSVEGPVVSNGEAPTRQQALAITRRYLPDDEAVAYVDGSLGEVSILVRMRPEKWLSNDQSK
- the nadA gene encoding quinolinate synthase NadA, with translation MTVTDPQSAAPLPLLLLGRGADPSTERGVECPGDLPSASDPDLVDRARKAREALGERAFLLGHHYQRDEVIQFADVSGDSFKLARDAAARPEAEFIIFCGVHFMAESADILTGDHQQVILPDLAAGCSMADMARILQVEDAWARLADAGVASSTVPVTYMNSSADIKAFVGRNGGAVCTSSNAQRALEWAFEQGEKVLFFPDQHLGRNTAVLQMGFSLEDCIVIDPHQPGFGVTDEELRNARILLWKGHCSVHGRFTADSVREVRERVPGVNVLVHPECKYEVVTQADYIGSTEYIIKTIDEAPSGSAWAVGTELNLVKRLADRHPDKNVVFLDRNVCFCSTMNRIDLPHLVWAMESLVEGRVVNRIQVDPDTAHWAGVALDRMLALPGISPAKD
- a CDS encoding alpha/beta fold hydrolase, with translation MSGIEWRKRTVTSNGVSLAVRESSGEGPAVIFLTGLGTPQSVWSRVAERISGEHRVITFDYRGHGRSGVAGEYSFDLLLDDVSAVLDATDARNPLLCGWSLGADLAVWHAAGHSDVHHVIALDGGIPAEPVAAEADWMDSWRARLLGGLARMFGAGVRMSTGELLALTDELHERRRSILDAYARVSCPVEVVLAETPNDAVAAGRTEGGTGQVSDETWRAGAHRLAAAYPNVPIRWLESDHAMPIRVPHRIADLIAGAFHPQQPGGD
- a CDS encoding helix-turn-helix domain-containing protein; the protein is MTDESLHELLKAADSPRAIDSLRALAELRREVQRREAVLVRRARNDGASWAQIAEALGVSKQSAHRKYGGKGFLLRGS